One window of the Lasioglossum baleicum chromosome 8, iyLasBale1, whole genome shotgun sequence genome contains the following:
- the LOC143211335 gene encoding uncharacterized protein LOC143211335, translated as MGVATVSLIAAKSKVAPLKRVSLPRLELCAAFLLAKLVYYITKVLDLRDIGLHLWSDSSVTLSWIQGHPSRWPTYVANRVAEIQRMVPLAKWHHVRSAENPADCASRGLYPTEMVNFELWWRGPEWLSSSGHLPEAVGSEVHHEVTEPLIHHVARRPEGSVCSLIERFSNLTRLLRVLAWCRRWRPGQRKTESILTASEIQACKLTLLQLEQAAHFMEDIRALRKNQPVPSKSRLAKLSPFLDPEGVLRVGGRLQVSNLTYDRKHPAILPDDSALARLWVDAAHKRCLHGGTQLTLATLRQECWVLKGRHMVKSCIRHCTTCIRWKGQTAQPKMGNLPLPRLTPCRPFYRSGIDYAGPILLRSSSGRGQLTSKGYIAVFICLVTKAVHLEAASDGSTDTFLAALRRFMARRGRCSELYSDCGRNFVGANHELRALLRESEKQGGGPFAAASREGITWRFNPPSAPHFGGLWEAAVKSVKYHLRRIIGEQRLTFEELTTLLTGIEACLNSRPLLPLSDDPEDPVALTPGHFLIGEPLTAIPEPSLEDLPASRLSRWQLLQQMQQHFWKRWSREYLNSLQTRGKWQGTRH; from the coding sequence ATGGGAGTTGCTACCGTCTCACTCATCGCCGCCAAATCCAAGGTGGCTCCGTTGAAGAGGGTCTCACTACCGAGACTTGAGCTCTGTGCAGCGTTCTTGTTGGCCAAACTCGTCTACTACATCACCAAGGTGCTCGACTTGCGGGATATCGGTCTACATCTTTGGTCCGACTCCTCGGTGACACTCAGCTGGATTCAGGGGCATCCATCTCGTTGGCCGACGTACGTGGCCAACCGAGTCGCCGAAATCCAGAGGATGGTGCCTCTAGCCAAGTGGCATCATGTACGAAGTGCCGAGAACCCTGCAGACTGTGCATCCAGGGGCCTGTATCCAACCGAGATGGTAAACTTCGAGCTTTGGTGGCGAGGACCCGAGTGGCTTTCTTCATCCGGACACCTTCCGGAGGCCGTGGGCAGTGAAGTTCACCACGAAGTCACTGAACCACTCATTCATCACGTGGCTCGCCGACCAGAGGGATCTGTATGCTCCTTGATCGAGCGGTTTTCTAACCTGACTCGCCTACTACGAGTTCTGGCTTGGTGTCGTCGTTGGAGACCTGGACAACGAAAAACGGAATCAATTCTCACTGCCTCCGAGATACAAGCTTGTAAACTCACTCTATTGCAGCTGGAGCAAGCTGCACACTTCATGGAGGACATCAGGGCTCTCCGGAAAAACCAACCGGTGCCATCCAAGAGCCGGCTAGCAAAGCTCAGTCCTTTCCTAGATCCTGAAGGAGTACTGCGCGTTGGCGGCCGCCTCCAGGTCTCCAACCTCACCTACGACAGGAAGCATCCCGCTATACTTCCAGACGACTCTGCCTTGGCAAGGCTGTGGGTAGACGCTGCGCACAAGCGGTGCCTCCACGGGGGAACTCAATTGACTCTCGCTACTCTGCGTCAAGAGTGCTGGGTCCTCAAGGGTCGTCATATGGTCAAGTCCTGTATCAGACATTGCACCACTTGTATACGTTGGAAGGGTCAAACTGCACAACCAAAAATGGGAAATCTTCCATTACCACGACTAACTCCTTGTCGTCCTTTTTACAGATCTGGAATTGACTACGCTGGACCAATACTGCTCAGATCCAGTAGTGGCCGTGGTCAGCTCACCTCGAAGGGATACATCGCCGTATTCATTTGCCTCGTCACTAAGGCCGTACATCTGGAGGCTGCATCGGATGGGTCCACCGATACCTTCTTGGCCGCTCTACGACGCTTCATGGCACGGCGTGGTCGCTGCTCCGAACTTTACAGCGATTGTGGACGGAACTTTGTAGGCGCTAACCACGAACTGCGTGCCCTTCTACGCGAATCGGAGAAACAGGGAGGAGGCCCATTCGCCGCAGCTTCCAGAGAAGGAATTACCTGGAGATTCAATCCTCCTTCCGCTCCTCACTTCGGCGGACTCTGGGAGGCAGCTGTTAAGTCCGTTAAGTATCACCTCCGCAGAATCATTGGCGAGCAGAGATTGACCTTCGAGGAGCTGACCACGCTTCTGACGGGTATCGAAGCTTGTCTCAATTCCAGACCTTTGTTGCCTCTTTCAGACGACCCTGAGGATCCAGTTGCTCTAACGCCTGGTCACTTCTTGATCGGGGAACCTCTCACCGCAATCCCGGAGCCCAGCCTCGAGGACCTTCCAGCATCACGCTTGTCTCGTTGGCAATTATTGCAACAAATGCAACAACATTTCTGGAAGCGCTGGTCACGGGAGTACTTAAATTCACTGCAAACTCGAGGCAAATGGCAAGGGACAAGGCACTAA